The DNA sequence TCTGCACTGAAAGTCTCAAGATGTCCTAAACTCGGCCCACAACATGTTGAACTCAGACGTTCAGGTGAGAACAGAGAAactttcccccctcctctcttcagcAGAtcgatgtaaaaaaaaagaaaaaacagcctTCTATCATCAGACTCTGCTCATACATCATTCTGCACCGCCAAGGTCAAACATCCAGCTGAAGTAACAAtgtacaaaacacattttcagcgGTGGGCACTTTAAGCGTTCGATGAAATTTCAGGGCTGTGGACCAAATGTTGGCACTGAAAACTGCTCAGAAGAAATAATCCTCTTTGGAAAGAACCAAATTCAAATAGTTACCTTAAGGTTTTACATGCACCTGAACATTACATCCATATGTGAGCGTTGAgttttcctccccaaaactgTGCATGTTAATGTGCTGCCATAATAACAACCTATCCCCCCCCTGCAGCGACGGCAGGCTCACAGTCTACAGGTGGATGCCCGGGTGAAGGTGGTGTTTATGAAAAGCTGAACGAGCAGCAGCAAGtagcagcagctgacagcttAACTTCCAGGTGAGCGATGTAGCAGCAGGTGTGCGGCGAAGGAAGAGGGAGCAGAGCGCTGACAGCTTAAAAGTGCACCACCCAAATGAGAATAAGGGTGCAGCGgatgtatatatactgtatctgGCAGCGAGGAAAGGAGCCATGCGAGCGCAGTAGCCTGAAGTAACTGGAAGGCTCTGACTTATTCATGAGCTCGGTCTCTAATGTTGGGTGATGAGGCTCACAGTCAGCGTTTCAGTTCATCATAAAGATGGTGGAtgaggttgaggtcaggacgCAGGCGACTTCCTCCGCACTCAActcaaaaccatttttttttctggtgccAGTTTTGTGCACAGGGAGTGAAACAGAACATGTTCTTCTACAGACACACCGGGCCTTTTTATATACGGTATCATAAAggtttgtttaaaggtgcattccGTAGTTTGGGTGGAATTTTatgcctctctgtgttttcatgactgaccttaaaggacaacacaactgcacgctgttttactttgtttgtatttggcggaccctgccacccttttTTCGACTTTCCCCTTTCAAAACAGTTTTGCCGGCGAGAGTGTGCAGAGCAGCACCTTTCTACTCCTGACTCAGCACAAAGGCATGTTTGATATCTGAAGTTTATAACCTGTAGTTTATTCACTGCTGAGGGGAAATAAAGGCTGAGACGGTTTGATGTCATGAGAGCCACAACAGCATGCCACACCTCTTCactgccttcttcttcttcttcttcttcttcttcttcttcttcgctgtgtctcaattcagggtctgcatccttcgaaggacccggccATTGCAGTCTTTTAAGgtgagtccttcagagagaccttgttaacctcgtcagctgttgttaaacgGGACGGTCTTGCCttcggagcatttcctggttgtgtcaccagatgttttacccttacgtcaccaattctgccacccaggcccaCGAAATTGACGATCTACACCAcacgatgtcgccattttctctctcgctttttttttttttttttgtcaggcgcgcaaagaatcttgggatatgtgaggccacgaagaatagtagcggtgcatcctccagaaacagggaaaTGAAGGAGCTCATAATATAAATGCACAAATATCAGGCCAATACATATGATATAgtacctgtatgtgtgtgtaagtaatTTTCAGCTCCTTTAATTATCTTCTTTTATCAGATTTAAGTGGTTACAGACACTAACTTCACACAAATTCCCtcattttacagtatttatcagcacagtttttattattctttgttGCAGCTGTTCGAACAGGCATGTGAATAATGCCTACAAAGACAACGATGCCATGAAGAACAGCcaccagacacaaaacacacaaaagtaaaaaagcaGGAGTGTCGACGTGCTTTCAGCTGCACAGTGTTTAATAATAAATCCAGcttgtgttatgttatgttagaAATGAACTTAAAGTACTTGAATTGATGTCCTTCACAGCTGATGACGCCTCGATTATTCAGACTGACAGGAACAACgtcgccctctgctggtcgGAACCGTCtgtttattcagcagcaggtgtttttcagctgacattgtctttatttatttattttattccctGCGAGATGTACACAACCTTTTAAATCCTTCTCTCGTCTCTTTTAATATTCTGTCCCCGGTGTctcagttttttgggggggaaactgtgctgtgtgtccTTGATTGCAGAGGATCATAAGTTTTCAAAGAACATGCCTCTGGTGATTCtaaaattaattttatttttttaatacagggaagaaaaaaaaaaagagggagaagatcAAAGCAGTTGATGTTGGCATCCAGACAGATTTCTTTCACCTAAACTCACCGCTCCggtttttggggggggggttttgttgcctgcacaaaaaaaaagggggaaaaaaagtgggGTTTAAAAAGAGGCTTTTATGGAggccaggaggaggagcggcAGGGGAGCCGGGCTTCAAGGGGGGGGCACAGTCGGCGGTCCGACAGATGTTCACAAGATACAGGAGTTCATGTGTAATATATCGTGTTCGGGTGTTTCAGTTGGAGTtgttggggggtttttttgtattttcttcctgttttgttccgTTTCCTGCGTGCCAGCGCTCCATCACATCTTCATTCTGGTTTCATAATGTTTTGTGTCTGCTATCTTTGTTCCTCGATGTCTCAATAATCGTGACATTTTTGGttcaaaatgacattaaacGGCTCTGACTCTGATCTTTTCTTTGCTCCATTTGTGATGATAAGATGAATCATACTttgtgcagcacacacacacacacaaacacacaaataaaaaaagacacatccCACCCTGGTGTCCTCCTACTCTTCAGGAACAAAAGGTGCATTAGACGCCACGTCGAGGCGATAAAGCACTGTGAGATTCGTTTAAACTCCCGGGAgtcttacaaaaaaaataaggtcGAGTGACTCCTCAAGGTCACACGATGACATTTCGAGGACGGTGAATCAGATAAATAGTCGTCTCTGATGTCGTcgagtggcttttttttttttgttcgacGGCCTTTTCAGCTGCACTCCTGAAATCTgccacattttttctttccactcttCAAATTGACAAACAGGATTTGAACTGAAGCCTCCCACACAGTAAACAGTCACCAGCGGAGGCTGCGAGTGGCTGAGGGAGATATTTACCACTCGACGTGTTTACCACCTCCCGCAATCTGAAACGGCAGCTGCTGCCACCCGTCCGTTCAccagcctgtttgttttgaaggaTGGGAGCTAGCTGGGAGCCGGGAGGAGTCGATTGTGCCGCTGCTCTGGTTCACTTGGCCATGTAAGCTGCCACCTCCTTCTCCAGACTCTGGGCGAAGCGGTggttgaggaagaggagctggcCGTGAGGGAGCAGGCGGCTGAGCAGGGCGTCGATACGGTTGCTCCTCAGCAGGACctggaggggaagaaagagtGTCGTTAGTGACGACCCTGCACGGACTCTTTAATGATCAGAGTTACTTACAGATGGTAATAAAATCTGCACGGCTGCAATCTTGTTTCACTGCTGTTTCCATAACCTGTAATGACTTGCTCCTGCTCTGCAGAGGTAAACTGTTGATTTCAGTCTAATGAGGCCCAtaaacatgtgtacacactccGCTACAAGATGGTTCTATTTGAATACAGCATTGTTAAGGCCCAgaccagaaacaaacactttgttttgtgaTCAAGTTTATCAGGCTCAAAAGACACATGGCGACAGTCCAGACGAAGTTACTCAAAGTGGACTGAACTGTGCATATGTTAGGGTCTATTTTCTGCAGTGGATGAATCCAAACCTGGCTGTAAAGTGAGTATTTCTGTCAGCAGGACCTTTAAAACTATACTGACATGCCCTCTGCTCCTATAACACTTATAAGACGGATCTGAAAGAGCTCCTGACTGTACAACACATCCTGGAGCTTCCTTTCTGTTGGTGCTCACCTCGCTGCCCGGCCCGAGCATGTGCAGGTGGTCCAGGCAGTGTCGGGTCAGGTTGCGGAGGGTCCCCTCAGCCAGAAGGAGGTTCTCGTGGGGCTCGCAGACGAGGACGAAGCCCAGACTCTGGACCCCGAGCCACAGGGCGCTCATCTCCTCAGAGAAGGGGTCTCCTGCTCTCAGACGCACCACCCCGCTGTCGGCCTCCTGCAGGGCCAGCGCCTCCTCGCCGGGCACCATCTCCACCAATGGCTGGCCCGAAGCCTCCCGGGACAGAGAGACGGCGCTGCGGACCTGTCTGAGTCACAGAGGGTCAGATCAGTGTTCAGTTAATATCCACACATCACCTGGAGACAGCTGTGGCATCAGGACATCAGCAGGATGCAGAGAGAGCAGTGTGGATGCATGTTGAGGTACCAACCCTGATCATCTCCACCATGATTCCACCTGTGATCACAGCTGATCCATCAGAGACAAGCTGATGTTggtcaacacaacacacagcagctttgaCTGATGTTGACTAGTCGTTTGTCAGAGCAGCAACATGGCAAAGTGTTTGATTGATATTATAAGAAATCTGACCCACCTTGCAACCACAGCTGTCTTCTCCTTCTGCAGGAGTCTCTTCTCCTCCGGGCTCAGCTCGGACATCATGCCCTCGTCAGGTCCGAACACCCGGGAGTAAAGAACCCGACTGTCCCCGGCACCGACAGCACCGACCGGGCAGACGGTGTGGATCAGGAAACACCGGACCATGTTGTGTTACTGGGACGAGAAGCAACGAGAAGCCTTTAATTTCTCAGTGTTCACTGGACATGGCCATGCTTCTACTGCTTTATCACTTCCGCGTTTGTCAGCTGACTGATCGCGTCCACGTTGCATTGCCTGGATCGAACCACCAGGTGGTGCACTAACATAACATAacttatgttatgttatgttatgttatgttatgttatgtcatgttatAATGTGATTTCAACCAAATAAGAAATTGGTTTCACTATTGTACATATATGTTTCTTCACAAACATCTagaggatgaaggaggcagcagagagagtgaaggaggcagcagaggatgaaggaggcagcagagagggtgaaggaggaggcagagaggatgaaggaggcagcagagagtgaaggaggcagcagagaggatgaaggaggcagCGGAGAGGATGAagggggcagcagagaggatgaaggaggcagcagagaggatgaaggaggcagcagagaggatgaaggaggcagcagagagtgaaggaggcagcagagaggatgaaggaggcagcagagaggatggaggaggcagcagagaggatgaaggaggcagcagagaggatgaaggaggcagcagagaggatggaggaggcagcagagaggatgaaggaggcagcagagaggatgaaggaggcagcagagaggatgaaggaggcagcagagagtgaaggaggcagcagagaggatgaaggaggcagcagagaggatgaaggaggcagcagagaggatgaaggaggcagcagagagggtgaaggaggcagcagagagggtgaaggaggcagcagagaggatgaaggaggcagcagagagtgaaggaggcagcagagaggatgaaggaggcagcagagagggtgaaggaggcagcagagaggatggaggaggcagcagagagggtgaaggaggcagcagagaggatgaaggaggcagcagagaggatgaaggaggcagtagagaggatgaaggaggcagcagagaggatgaaggaggcagcagagaggatggaggaggcagcagagaggatgaaggaggcagcagagaggatggaggaggcagcagagaggctcaGTGACATCAGAGTGTGTCGGGGTCTCAGCAGACAAGCAGAGGCAGCTGTTAatccaacagctgctgctggtcacGCTTCTTTACTCTGAGAGgccctgtgtgcgtgtgtgtgtgtgtgtgtgtgtgtgtgtgtgtgtgtgtgtgtgtgagtgtgtgtgtgtgtgtgtgtgtgtgtgtgtggtgctctGTTAACATTCACTCCACTGTCCTGTTaacctcctcaccctctgcccTGTACAGACCTGCTGAGACTGAAACCCGAGCTGAGGACGTGACGGTTTGAGCTCTTTGTAGGATTTCATCTTTGCTTCTTTTATTATtgtggatgaaaacatttctgacattctGCTGCGCTTCTGTCATTGACACTGACAACTGGACGAGAGCATATGTCACATTCCTCACGTACGTCATCACTTGGGTGATAACGTACGTGAAGAATGTGACTGACAAATCCACTGAAGAGACCAAAACAACAGCATTACCGACTGTCTGTGTTAACCAGCTCCTAACTATGGCTTAGAACCAGTGGATCTATTAACTAGCAATCTCAAAATTTAGCCTATTAGCAATTTGGTACATTTCAGCAGCTATTGTATTGACTGCTGTTAAATTCTGAGCCGCTCGTGGCCCCCAGATGATGAAACCACAGATTCACGTGGAACCACCAGCAGCTCAAACTGTCCACTTATCCATCTACTGGATCGAATGGTACAACATTTTGTacattcatggtcctcagaggatgaatctcaACAACTGTGATGGTCCGCTGTCTTTTGATCAAGAGGTCAGACCAATCAAATCCTTCCAAACAAATCCCATGATTTAGCCGAGATTGCATGAAGTTATTTCCTGGCAGGCAAAGTTTTTACACAATGGCTGAAACTGAATTTCCAAGAAGTCAGGTCTAATGTACTGTTGTTTCATTcaagtcttcttcttctatgaGTTTGGATTTGCAGATAAATTGGTATAAAAAAAGACCAGAGTTTATTTAACTTTTCCTCTAGTGTCACAATGAGCTTTACATTTTTGGTCcagacattaaacatcatcatgtgaACTGATCAGGTCAGAACCTGCAGAACATCTCCTGGATTTGTCTTAGTTAGAGTTGATGGGTTTTCCAAAGGCTTATTAAGATTTCTCAAAGTTAAAGAAGGCTTAAACTGAATTTAACTTGAGATTAACGCTGTCTGTCTTGTTTGGACTCCTTcactgacgacacacacacacaccatcagacAGACAAGTGCTGCCTTTACGTTTACATCCAGACTGGCTGTTTCCTATAGTTTCCCAGTCTTTgtgttatgctaagctaaccagaaGCTAACTGTAACTTTATATTCCTCAGTCTTTTTGTCTATCTCACAGCAAAGTTAAGCGTAATTCCACCCAAAGTTTCCAGCTGTTCCTTGAGGCCAGGATGGACAACTTTATTCATACTGAGGTTAGTTCTTCTATGATCAATGTTTAGCCCGGTTATGTGAAGCTTTTCATCTGAAAAGGTGTGGAGGAGAGGTATTTCTGCAAACGCCCACACTGTGTGTGATTATTACCCCTGACTGATGTGTAGGCACTCCTCTGGAAGGATCTCTGCAGGTAATCATTAAACAAAACCAGTGTGAACATTCAAAGCGAAACTGAATTTTAGATTCCTCACATGGAGCTTCACTTCATTTAGAGGATCGATGAAGAGTTTAACATTCACATCAAATGCAGCGAGCGTGAAGGATGTGCAGCCGCTCGTGTTGTGAAAACCACAAGAAAAGTCTGAGCCAGTGTCAGTGCTTTCGAAGCGTGAgtcacagctgtgatgaaacaAACCAgctgaataacaacaacaggatGTATCAGCCTGTAAGCGCAGACCAATCACTGCGAGGCCCGCAGGTTTGAAATAAAGGAAGCTGGCCGACTGAAATATCTTTCTGTCCAGTCAGCGAAAAACGTTCTGAACTTATTGTGAAATCATCCTGCGGAGGATGTTCAGAAATCATGCAAAAGATGATACAAatctttgctgtgtgtttttgatccTCGATAACGCTCAAAAACCACAACCCCCCCACCCTGCCTGTGAAACCACAGTGTTCTGCTGGATGTTCCACCGCCCTTTGCAGGTTGTTAGGGCTTCGTTTCGCAGGCTGGTTTGTCAGCTTGCTGTCAATGTCAGCGGGTCACAGCAAACAGGGGGTTTAAAGGGTGACACCCAGGCTTGAACTCTGTGTGTTGGCACCTTTGATCGGCACTGTCGGTCGCCTGCAGGTGATCAGGGTGGAGTGTATGTAGACCGAAACAGaatgaggggaaagagaggaggtgatTGGAAGGGTGcggtttgttttcagtgctgctctctgcaggGCGCCGTGAAGTTCCTGAGATGTCGGCTCAGTGCCGTCGCTGTAAggactctgacagacaggaagacggATGGATTCGTAGAAAAGACCAGCAgatgtgttttggtgctggtctatgcagtttctccagcagggaagctaactttagctttaAATTTAGCCAATAAACACAACTGTGTAATCAGCACGAAGCCAACAtatcaaactgttgttttaactTGAATCAGGATTATAAGCCTGCTGATTAATTAAGACAGATTCAGAAGGTTTTATCTATTAGACTGTCAAAGAAAACAGTCCGACTGTTCCGGCTTCTCACTGCAGCGCGTTAACTTGTATTCTAAATGTGAGGATTTCAGTCTTTTGAAAGCTACAGTAaccaacagaacaaacacacaaaacattttgtgattcAGAAAGCCGACATTGTTAAACATCCGCACAAAAGTTCCAGGTTTTTGCAGAAGTCCTttatcttcttcctttttctccagCTCCTAATTGGATGGGTCCAGTTACAAACCCCGGCTCAGGGAGACCTGCCAAGTACtcatctacatttaaaaaaaaatccccactgTTGAAGTGGAAAATTGAAGCTTCTTCTCTTGAATGGCTCTTGCAAGTGTCGCATTATGTATGCCTCATGTAAAGGTGCGAGACCTCTTAAACCTCAGCGACTGGCCAATTAATCGCCTCAATGAGACAAAGACGGGCAGCTTGATATGAATGGAGCGGAGCTATTGACAAATACATGGAAAGATcactgaaattaatgtttttcccctccacctACATTTAAtcttcactctgctgcctgCAGTCATTCTGAGGGAGAGAATTAAAAACATCTTCAGTTGActaaaacaaaccaacagacatctctgtcagctggaaactgtTGGCTGTAAATTAGTCTTTAGAGCTCAGTCGGAGGAATGCAAACAAAGgccttccctctctttcccatAGCCACATGGCCGTGGGGAAACTGCCTCATTTCAAACTTTGGTCAACTGCCAGAAGGGAGGGAGTCGTGCTTTTATAAGATCAGTCACGTTTTTACAGCACATGGTGgctctgatttttttccccctcctcctgcagcagtgcTGTTAGGAGTCCTGTCAGGACGTGTCGGGCCGCCTGCCACAAAGCCACTCCCtccttctccacacacacaggaatgtgtacatgtgtgtgtgggcacgtGCTGCAGCGGGGAGGCCGAGCAACGAGGTCGAGTCGAGAGGGAAAATTTGAAAAACAGGAACTGCCCTGTGAAGTCTCCCCGCCACATGCAGCAGAGGAGACCAAACAAACCGGCAGACGGGCTATACTTAGAGTTCAAATGTGCAGAGCTGAGTTTGCTTTGGCTGAATCCTTCACACCGAGGGACACTAAGCACACAGTATACAACTTTTAATCTCACTTTGAAGTGCTTTAACACcagctgcaactaacaattacttTAATCTGAATTGTAAGTCTATAAAGTCATAAAATTGTAAGAAATGCTCATCACATGCTCCCAAATCACATTCAAAGGATCAATCTGTTTGGTTTGACAAGTGGACTAAAACCAAAACCCTGCATTTACCATATAAAACTGACATgaagcagaaaatcctcacagGAGCTGGAAGCAGAGAATGGTTGGCATTTTTCATGCTCAACAAAACTCAACTTGCTGTGGTTTGACCAGTCAATTAAAACCATTACTGCCAACACTGAAGTGCTGTATGGtagtttacacacatttaagtgtttatatgtagttttgaggGTGTTGTGTAGTTTAAGTTGAGTGCAACATGTATGAATTTTAgattgaaacattaaaaaattaacGTGATGATATAGCAGTTCTGATGTTCTGTCAATGACATCTCTATTaaacttagcatgctaacctgctagccctTAGCCACTTCATACCTCAAGAATTTTGAGTCTTATACAACCGTTAGCTGAACAGTCACTTAGCTAAGCAGCTAATgtacaatttgaaatatttcacctttaatctgatgattattttcttcagATTGAGTGTAATTTCATACCCTCCTGTTTTACAGGTCAATGTTATCCAACCTGACGATCCCACCCATTcaaagcattaaaacaaaaattcaaacaattcagcaaaataaaagatgcCATACTTCACATTTGAACACACGTTAGCTCTTTATTTTAGCAGCTCCCCCGCAAGCCTGTaccaaaatattcaaaaaccaCCCAAATTATTAGAAACTGACATTAGCTGCGCAGAGCGgaagacattttctctctctcgaaATTAAGgaatcaaaagcaaaacaaaagaaaatcctcACACTTGCCGACCTgcagcatcagaaaaaaaaatctcactgcAAAAGTTAACAGGTAGCTGGTTTGCTTTGGCATCTTCTGAGAACACAAAGTTACCGTGTACTGCAACTGATcaggaaggagaaaacaaaaagctctgCGTTAATCTTaaacttcttttaaaaatgtccaattTGCATTTTGAGTCGCCTACAGAAAGGCACACTTCGAACAAACGAGTGGAAACAGGGGGGTAAAAACaattcataaaaagaaaaataacgAAATCAGCATCAAAAAAAGCACCTCACCATTTCAAGGTATTTAAATTAAGTGCTTAAATAAGGAAGGAAATgacaaatggaaaataaaaacatatccaaagaggagacagagactTGGCAGTGTGGTTTACTTGTATTATTGCAATCCGGCAGTGATTGTGCTGTGAATGCCAgcatatatatattaaaaaaaaaaaaaaaattaaaaaaaaaaggtaaaacagGCAGTAGGTCCAAgtggttttaaaaacagatcacATTGCTTCAGATCACCTTAATGAAATCTGCTCACTGCGCGATCATTTCACGTCTTTCCCTCTTTAAAATTTGCATAAATAACTAACTTTGCTATAGTTAAATGAAACTTGGAGATCTCCTTCAGTCGGCTGAATCCCAAAAGCAATTTCCTCGTTGGTGGTGCGAGGCCTCAGGCTCTGAGAGGAGTGTTTTTTACTCAGTCTGTTCAGGGGGGAGGCAGTGTGTTAGAGGAGGCGCTCACAGCTTCTTCAGGCGGCTGTACATGTCTCTCTTGCTGCGCTCCCCGGCCCAGGTGCGACTCTTCAGGCGAAACTTCCTCAGGTCCTCCTTGAAGTCCTCGTGGTGCATGGGCACGTAGGACTCTGGTTCACACTGTGGCTGCGCAGAAGAGAGCGAGATGTTACACTACTGAAGAGGCATCAAGGATTTTATTCAACCATTACTAGCTACTTATTAgctattaaacatttaaaggcTTCATCTAAACATATTTGATTTTAAAGCCTTTATTGGCCGATAAGGATGATCTGACAAAAGAAAGTCTTCCCAATGTCATTCCTTAATTGCAGATCCAACAAATTAAATTTCATGACACATCCGACCGCTGCTGAATGGACCTTGTGGTGAGAGCAATTTGCCAAACAAAGTTTAATGACTTTTGTTGGACCTAGACTGGAAGTGAGACACTGACAAGCCAAACTGACCTTGAACTCATGGTAGAAGTCTTTGTATCCGCCCTTGAGGATGTAGAGTTCTGGGTAGTGGAGTTTAGGATACTCGTTCATGGCGCGGTCTCGCTCCCTGACGAAGCGACACATTCGAGGGCCGCGCTCCGACGAGAACTCGCAGTGGAAGATGATGACGACGCGTTTGTCCGGGCAGGATGAGAGGATGGGTGTTTTGAGGAGGAAATCCTCCACCTGGTCTTCCTGGTGCAGGTTCAGAGCGCCCTGTGACAGAGACAAACCCAAATACTTCAGTCATAAAGTACAGGAAAGGAACCAGATAAGTGTGcacaacttgtgtttttactcAGTTTTTTGGGAGAGTTTTAAACAAATATGATTTGAGATTTTTCTCACCTTGATGTGTCCTCCAATAAACTCGTAGGGGTATCTGCAGTCGATGATGATGAGTCGCTCGACTAGATGATTAAAGTGATCGGACACAGCTGCCA is a window from the Acanthopagrus latus isolate v.2019 chromosome 16, fAcaLat1.1, whole genome shotgun sequence genome containing:
- the ap5s1 gene encoding AP-5 complex subunit sigma-1, giving the protein MVRCFLIHTVCPVGAVGAGDSRVLYSRVFGPDEGMMSELSPEEKRLLQKEKTAVVARQVRSAVSLSREASGQPLVEMVPGEEALALQEADSGVVRLRAGDPFSEEMSALWLGVQSLGFVLVCEPHENLLLAEGTLRNLTRHCLDHLHMLGPGSEVLLRSNRIDALLSRLLPHGQLLFLNHRFAQSLEKEVAAYMAK